The Lacticaseibacillus pabuli region GGCGGTCTGCACGTCGTAGCCGTTCGCCCACTGACTCGTGCCCTGAATCTGCACGGCTCCGTGTGCGTTGGTACTCTGTGTCCAGTTGAATGGGGCGTAACCACATTCCATCCCGACTTTGAATGTGTTGCTGTCGCTCGCGGCATGGGCTGGCTGCGCGTTGCCCAGTGATAACCCAAGCGCAACGGCGGCTAACGCAATCAAGCCGGCGATGCTTGTCCAAATCTTCTTCATGACATTTGTCTCCCTTCATTAGTTCACGGAGGGAAATAGAGAGATATAAAAAGCCCCTGCTGAAAAAATCATCAACAGGGGTTCGCTAATTCTACCTAAAGTAAAACCAACACATAGCGCTCCTTAGTAGCTCACTAGCTGCTAAGACAGTCCAGGAGCTTTCACTCACTGGCCCAACCATGAATTGCCCGGTGCAATTCATCATTTCGGCGAGGGACGCTTACTACGCTGCTTCATCGTGCCCGGCACTCTGCAGTCGTTTTGTCGCCCTCGCAACCTCTATTTCGTCGTGTATTTAAATGTCGCTTCCTAGCATAGCGCATCGCACGCAGGTGTCAAGGGTGAAACGCCAATCTGGACCTGAATTCGCGAGAATTAGAGAACACGCGACAACTTGTAGGACCATGACCAGCCAAACTTACAGAAAGGAGCTGATGTGTCATTTTTAGCCGTGCCTTGAAAATGGTCAGCGCCTAAATGGTTGATTGGCTAGTGTTCTAGACCGCTATACCGTTTATCTGTGTATAGACCAATTTGCATTTTTTGTGCAGGCTGTGCACTCGGCACGGGCTTAACTGCAAGTGAAATAATAATGAAAATTCATAAAAAAGCGAGTGTGTCGGTGTTCCCGTCACACTGTTAGTCTTGCCTAACTTGAGTCTTTGGGTAAGCCTAACTTTTTTTCGCACAAGATTGCACATTTTTAACAACATGAACAGCTCTTTAAAAAAAGTTGAATTTTTTTAAATGGTCTAATTGTTGCCGGAACAACCCTTTCATGAAAATCACAACAAATGTAAAAAGAAAGGGCTTGCAAAGCACTCAGCGCCTAGTCATACTTGAATCTGTTAAGACATCCCTTTGTCCGAATTGAGTCGTAATTGAAACGGTTCAATTTAAAAGAGGGAAATAATTTTAGGAGGCGACACAATGGTCGGAATCATTCTTGCCAGCCACGGGCAGTTCGCTGCTGGCATTAAGCAATCCGGTCAAATGATCTTCGGTGAGCAGGATAAGGTTGAAGCTGTAACCTTTATGCCTGACGAAGGTCCCGATGACTTGAAGGCACACCTTGAGGCAGCCATTGCTAAGTTTGACCCCGATGATGAGGTTTTGTTCTTGGTTGATCTTTGGGGAGGCTCCCCATTCAACCAGTCAAACAACATCTTCGAGGCACACAAGGATAAATGGGCAATTGTTACAGGTTTGAACCTGCCAATGCTGATTGAAGCATATGGCGCACGTCTTTCCTCTAACTCCGCTCAGGAACTTGCTGCACACTTAGTAGAAGCTGGACGTGAAGGCGTTAAGATTAAGCCTGAATCTCTTGAACCAGCACCTAAGGCAGCACCTAAGGCGAAGGCTCAGGCTGGTGGTAAGCCAGGTAAGATGGAATACGTCCTTGCACGTATCGACTCTCGTCTGCTTCATGGTCAAGTTGCAACAACTTGGACCAAGACAACCAGTCCAAACCGCATCATTGTTGTTTCAGACAATGTTGCGAAGGATGAAATGCGTAGCACCCTGATTAAGGAAGCTGCACCAGCTGGTGTTAAAGCGCACGTTATTCCTATTGACCAGATGATCAAGCTTGCTAAAGATGACAAGCACTTCGGTGGTCAGAAGGTAATGCTATTATTCGAAACACCTGAAGACGCTAAGCGCGCCGTTGATGGTGGTGTTCCACTTAAGGAGATTAACGTCGGTTCTATGGCGCACTCCGTAGGTAAGGTTCAGCCTAACAAGGTTCTTGCTTTTGACCAGAAGGATATCGACACATACAAGGCTATGGAAGCTGACGGCATCACGTTTGATGTTCGTAAGGTTCCAGCAGACGGCCGTGAAAATCTCGATAACATTATGGCTAAGGCTCAAGCAGAACTTGATAAGCAGAAGAACTAATTCGTTAAACAGAATGGAGGATATGTAATGTCTTTAAACTTTATTCAAGTCATTCTGGTCATCGTCGTTGCATTCTTTGCGGGTATGGAAGGTATTCTTGATCAATGGCAATTCCACCAGCCCCTTGTTGCATGTACTTTGATTGGTTTGGTTACTGGCACGCTGGTCCCTTGCATCATCTTAGGTGGTCAGCTTCAGCTCATCGCTCTTGGCTGGGCTAACGTTGGTGCCGCTGTTGCTCCTGACGCTGCGCTTGCATCCGTTGCATCTGCAATTATTCTTGTTCTTGGTGGTCAGGGACGCTCCGGTGTTAACTCAGCTATCGCGCTGGCCGTACCACTGGCTGTCGCTGGTTTGCTGCTGACAACCCTTGTTCGTACCCTTGCAACCGGGATTGTTCACTTGATGGATGCTGCTGCTGCACGTGGTAGCTTCTCAGGTATCGACTTCTGGCAGTATGTTGCCGTTGCCATGCAAGGTCTTCGTATCGCCATCCCAGCCGGCTTGATTCTGGCTGTTGGTGCTGGTCCTGTTAAGTCCTTGCTGAACATGATCCCAGGCTGGTTGAACCAAGGCCTTGGCATAGGTGGTGGTATGGTTGTTGCCGTTGGTTACGCAATGGTTATCAACATGATGGCTACCGCTGAAGTATGGCCATTCTTCGCACTTGGTTTCGTTATGGCTACCATTCCTAACTTGACCTTGATTGCTCTTGGTACTATCGGTGTTGCCCTTGCCCTTATCTACCTGGCACTTCAGGAATCCGGCTCCAACAATGCCTCAACCGGTGTTGCTAACACTGGTGACCCTGTCGGCGACATAATCGATAATTACTAATGAAGGAGGTCGAAATCTAATGGCAGAACGTATTCACCTTACAAAAAGAGATCGTTTCCACGTTATGTGGCGCACGCAGCTCCTACAAGGTTCTTGGAACTACGAACGTATGCAAAACGGTGGCTGGTGCTACTCATTAATTCCAGCTATCAAAAAGTTGTACACAAACAAGGATGACCAGATTGCTGCTTTGAAGCGGCACCTGGAATTCTACAACACTCACCCATACGTATCAGCTCCTGTTACGGGTGTTGTGCTTGCCCTTGAAGAAGATCGTGCCAATGGTGCCCCTGTTACTGACGTAGCTATCCAGGGTGTTAAAGTTGGTATGATGGGCCCTCTGGCCGGTGTTGGGGACCCAGTATTCTGGTTCACCATGCGTCCAATTCTTGGTGCTCTTGGTGCTTCCATGGCTCTTACTGGTAGTATCCTTGGCCCAATCATCTTCTTTGTTGCCTGGAACATCATTCGTTTGGCTGTTCTGTGGTACACACAGGAATTCGGCTACCGTGCCGGTTCCGCTATCACCAAAGACGTTTCTGGTGGCCTGTTAGGTAAGGTTACCAAGGGTGCTTCCATTCTTGGTATGTTTGTCCTGGGTGCACTGGTAAACCGTTGGGTTAACGTTAAGTTCACCCCAGTTGTTGCCCGCACACCACAGCAGAAGGGTGCTTACATTGACTTTGCACACCTTCCAAAGGGTGGTCAGGGTATCCACGATGCCATGACTCAGCAAGCAGCTGGTTTGTCACTCGACAAGATCAAGGTCACCACACTCCAGAACAACTTGGACTCCCTGATTCCTGGTCTTGCAGCTCTGCTGCTTACCTTCATCTGCATGTGGCTCCTTAAGAAGAAGGTTTCACCAATCTGGATCATTCTTGGTCTGTTCGTTGTTGGTGTTCTGTTCCACGTATGGGGCCTTATGTAAGCTGCGATTTCGCAATTATATTCAGTGCTATACTAGTGAAAGCTCAGGCATCCTGTGCCTGGGCTTTTGTTTTCCATCTTTGTTAAAGCTGTAGGAGGTAATTATGGTCAAATCAATGAACACTAAGGTCGATCTCACCGCGAATGCCACATCTTTCGTTGGTCTTGGATCATACGGCAAGGTAATGGTTGGTGACAAAGCGTTTGAATTCTACAATGATCGTAAGGTAGAGGATTACGTCCAAATTCCGTGGGCCCAGGTTGATTACGTCCTTGTGTCCGTTTTATTCGGCGGCAAGCGTATTCCTCGTTTTGCCCTACGCACGAAACAGGGCGTAGCATACTCGTTTGCGACCAAGGATCCGAAAAAGGTTCTGCGCGCAATCCGAGTGTACGTTGCACCAGACCACATCGTGAAGTCGTTGTCAGCATTTGAAGTGTTGCGCAATGGCCTCGCACACCTCACACATCGCGGTGGTAACAATTAATTCAAAACGGGGACCCCGCTTCGGCGGGGTTTTCGCGTACATAACGCCAGATTTTGCGGCGAATAGCGTTTACAAGTATAATGAACAGTGAAGCCCCACTATATGGAGGTATATGATGGCTAAAAAAATTCTTGTAGTAGATGACGAAAAACCCATCTCTGATATCGTGAAATTTAACCTGACCAAGGAAGGCTACGCAGTTGTGACTGCGTTTGATGGTGAGGAAGCGCTCAGCCAGTTTAAGGCAGAGCAGCCCGACCTTGTCATCCTGGACTTGATGTTGCCAAAAATTGACGGCCTCGAAGTTGCGCGTCAGATTCGCAAGGACAACGACACGCCAATTATTATGTTGACTGCGAAGGACAGTGAAATCGACAAGGTCCTGGGTCTTGAACTCGGGGCGGACGATTACGTCACCAAGCCGTTCTCAAACCGCGAATTGGTTGCCCGTGTGAAGGCCAACCTGCGCCGCCGCGGTGACACGACGTCCAGCAGCGATTCTGATGATGCCAAGTCCGACCTGACCATCGGCGACTTGGTCATCCATCCAGACGCTTATACCGTTAGCAAGCGCGGTGAGTCTATCGAATTGACCCACCGTGAGTTCGAGCTTTTGCATTACCTTGCCCGTCACTTGGGTCAAGTGATGACGCGCGAACACTTGCTGCAGACTGTCTGGGGTTATGACTACTTCGGTGATGTCCGTACCGTTGACGTTACCGTGCGTCGTTTGCGTGAGAAGATCGAAGACAATGCGTCCCACCCATCTTGGCTGATTACACGCCGCGGGGTTGGTTACTATTTGCGCAACCCAGACGCTGAACAAAGCCTTTAATATCCTTAAATCTGGAAGGTAACATCTCGAATGAACAAGAAGATTCGCTTCTTTCAATCGATTCACACCAAAATTGCCATGGTGTTTATTTTACTGTTGCTCATAACGGTAGAAATCATTGGGGCGTACTTCGTTAAACAGCTTGAACAACAGAACATTGATAGTTTCAAGAGCCGGATTACCATCGAAAACTACATCCAGGACCAGCTCGCAACGGACCTGGATAGTGGAGATACTGAGAGCGCGAATTCAAACATCCGTGACCTCATTAGTGAATCCAGCATCGCCAACAGCGCGGACATCCAGGTCATTGACCTGAAGGGAACCGTGCGCGGCGATAGCAATGTGAATGCTGCGAACAATATCGGGCAGAAGAACACGAACTCCCAGGTGAAAAACACCTTGTATTCGGGGCAAATCTACGAAGGATTTACCTACGATGGCAATAGCGGTAGTTCCAATTACACGAAAATAATTCCCATTAAGAATGTTGACGCTGGTAGCGGTGGCAACAATGTTTTGGGTGCGGTTTATATCCGTGCCAGCATGGATTCGGTCTACGACAATATCAACAGCATCGTCAGGATTTTTCTGATTGCCAGTCTGATTGCCGGCTTTTTGGGTATGCTCGTCTCCATCTTTATTTCCCGGGCAATAACTCGGCCGATTGATGCGATGAAGCAGCAGGCCATCCGCATGGCGCGTGGTGACTACTCTGGTCAGGTCCGGATTTACGGGCAGGATGAACTGGGTCAGTTGGCGGTTGCCGTCAATAATCTGTCCGTCCGTGTTGAAGAGGCACAGGAAACCAGTGAAGCCGAACGACGGCGACTGGATTCTGTCCTCGCGCACATGACCGACGGGGTGATTGCGACCGACCGGCGTGGGAACGTCATTATCATTAACCAGACGGCGCTTGATTTCCTGAGCTTTAAGGCTGAGGACGTCATCGGTGGCTCTATTTTGAAACTCCTCAAAATCG contains the following coding sequences:
- a CDS encoding mannose/fructose/sorbose PTS transporter subunit IIA, with protein sequence MVGIILASHGQFAAGIKQSGQMIFGEQDKVEAVTFMPDEGPDDLKAHLEAAIAKFDPDDEVLFLVDLWGGSPFNQSNNIFEAHKDKWAIVTGLNLPMLIEAYGARLSSNSAQELAAHLVEAGREGVKIKPESLEPAPKAAPKAKAQAGGKPGKMEYVLARIDSRLLHGQVATTWTKTTSPNRIIVVSDNVAKDEMRSTLIKEAAPAGVKAHVIPIDQMIKLAKDDKHFGGQKVMLLFETPEDAKRAVDGGVPLKEINVGSMAHSVGKVQPNKVLAFDQKDIDTYKAMEADGITFDVRKVPADGRENLDNIMAKAQAELDKQKN
- a CDS encoding PTS mannose/fructose/sorbose transporter subunit IIC; this translates as MSLNFIQVILVIVVAFFAGMEGILDQWQFHQPLVACTLIGLVTGTLVPCIILGGQLQLIALGWANVGAAVAPDAALASVASAIILVLGGQGRSGVNSAIALAVPLAVAGLLLTTLVRTLATGIVHLMDAAAARGSFSGIDFWQYVAVAMQGLRIAIPAGLILAVGAGPVKSLLNMIPGWLNQGLGIGGGMVVAVGYAMVINMMATAEVWPFFALGFVMATIPNLTLIALGTIGVALALIYLALQESGSNNASTGVANTGDPVGDIIDNY
- a CDS encoding PTS system mannose/fructose/sorbose family transporter subunit IID; its protein translation is MAERIHLTKRDRFHVMWRTQLLQGSWNYERMQNGGWCYSLIPAIKKLYTNKDDQIAALKRHLEFYNTHPYVSAPVTGVVLALEEDRANGAPVTDVAIQGVKVGMMGPLAGVGDPVFWFTMRPILGALGASMALTGSILGPIIFFVAWNIIRLAVLWYTQEFGYRAGSAITKDVSGGLLGKVTKGASILGMFVLGALVNRWVNVKFTPVVARTPQQKGAYIDFAHLPKGGQGIHDAMTQQAAGLSLDKIKVTTLQNNLDSLIPGLAALLLTFICMWLLKKKVSPIWIILGLFVVGVLFHVWGLM
- a CDS encoding DUF956 family protein — its product is MVKSMNTKVDLTANATSFVGLGSYGKVMVGDKAFEFYNDRKVEDYVQIPWAQVDYVLVSVLFGGKRIPRFALRTKQGVAYSFATKDPKKVLRAIRVYVAPDHIVKSLSAFEVLRNGLAHLTHRGGNN
- the yycF gene encoding response regulator YycF, coding for MAKKILVVDDEKPISDIVKFNLTKEGYAVVTAFDGEEALSQFKAEQPDLVILDLMLPKIDGLEVARQIRKDNDTPIIMLTAKDSEIDKVLGLELGADDYVTKPFSNRELVARVKANLRRRGDTTSSSDSDDAKSDLTIGDLVIHPDAYTVSKRGESIELTHREFELLHYLARHLGQVMTREHLLQTVWGYDYFGDVRTVDVTVRRLREKIEDNASHPSWLITRRGVGYYLRNPDAEQSL
- the walK gene encoding cell wall metabolism sensor histidine kinase WalK, translating into MNKKIRFFQSIHTKIAMVFILLLLITVEIIGAYFVKQLEQQNIDSFKSRITIENYIQDQLATDLDSGDTESANSNIRDLISESSIANSADIQVIDLKGTVRGDSNVNAANNIGQKNTNSQVKNTLYSGQIYEGFTYDGNSGSSNYTKIIPIKNVDAGSGGNNVLGAVYIRASMDSVYDNINSIVRIFLIASLIAGFLGMLVSIFISRAITRPIDAMKQQAIRMARGDYSGQVRIYGQDELGQLAVAVNNLSVRVEEAQETSEAERRRLDSVLAHMTDGVIATDRRGNVIIINQTALDFLSFKAEDVIGGSILKLLKIDQDYNLRDLLENQKELLLNFKTDDHREMILRADFSLIQRETGFISGLVVVLHDVTEQQKNDRERRQFVSNVSHELRTPLTSLRSYIETLNDGAWKDPELAPKFLKVTQDETDRMIRMISDLLALSRLDSGTTKMEMETVNINEFFNYILNRFDMMLKTDNEHTGETEHLQPAAKKKYTIKREITKRDLWVEIDQDKFMQVIDNIMNNAIKYSPDGGVITARLLETHNHVILSITDQGLGIPQKDINHVFDRFYRVDKARSRKQGGTGLGLAISKEVVEALGGRIWVDSTEGKGSTFYVSLPYEQIDDSEDEWDEV